From a single Brassica napus cultivar Da-Ae chromosome C9, Da-Ae, whole genome shotgun sequence genomic region:
- the LOC111213990 gene encoding pectinesterase inhibitor 10-like, with translation MVSQSHTSTFLLFTTFLFIYRSISAAHSPPRLNATTNDLDFIRTSCNATLYQDLCFNSLAGYASVVQDSPARLAKIATGVSLSKAKSTLAFLSKISRSAAEVQDCVSYLDEAVGSIRDSLRTLRNMSRVAAAPSSEETFSSQVNDVQTWMSAALTYEDTCTDEYEEMDEAGEIKTTVYDRVNTLKRFTSNALALVNTYGNTGAP, from the coding sequence ATGGTTAGCCAGAGCCATACGTCGACGTTTCTTCTCTTCACCACCTTTCTCTTCATTTACCGATCAATTTCAGCCGCTCATTCCCCTCCACGACTTAACGCCACAACCAACGATCTAGATTTCATACGAACAAGCTGCAACGCTACTCTCTATCAAGACCTCTGCTTCAACTCTCTCGCCGGCTACGCCTCCGTCGTTCAAGACAGTCCCGCGAGGCTAGCAAAGATCGCAACCGGAGTGTCCCTCTCAAAAGCAAAATCCACGCTGGCTTTTCTATCCAAGATCTCACGCTCCGCCGCCGAAGTCCAAGACTGTGTTTCATACTTAGATGAGGCAGTTGGTTCCATTAGAGACTCTCTCCGAACACTACGCAACATGAGCCGCGTTGCGGCGGCTCCTTCATCGGAGGAGACGTTTAGTTCACAGGTGAATGACGTGCAGACGTGGATGAGTGCAGCATTGACGTATGAGGATACGTGTACGGACGAATATGAAGAAATGGATGAAGCAGGAGAGATCAAGACGACCGTTTATGATCGAGTGAACACACTGAAAAGGTTTACTAGTAATGCTCTTGCGCTTGTTAACACTTACGGCAACACTGGAGCCCCGTGA
- the LOC106405979 gene encoding protein VAC14 homolog, translating to MSDALSAIPAAVHRNLSDKLYEKRKNAAIEIENTVKLLIAAGDHDKISKVIDVLIKEFAKSPQANHRKGGLIGLAAVTVGLATEAAQYLEQIVPPVIDSFTDQDSRVRYYACEALYNIAKVVRGEFILFFNKIFDALCKLSADSDANVQSAAHLLDRLVKDIVTESDQFSIEEFIPLLKERMNVLNPYVRQFLVGWITVLDSVPDIDMLGFLPDFLDGLFNMLSDSSHEIRQQADSALSEFLQEIKNSPSVDYGRMAEILVQRASSSDEFTRLTAITWINEFVKLGGDQLVRYYADILGAILPCISDKEEKIRVVARETNEELRSIHVEPSDGFDVGAILSVARRQLSSDHEATRIEALNWISTLLNKHRTEVLCFLNDIFDTLLKALSDSSDDVVLLVLEVHAGVAKDPQYFRHLIVFLVHNFRADNSLLERRGAIIVRRLCVLLDAERVYRELSTILEGEDNLDFASTMVQALNLILLTAPELSKLRGLLKGSLINREGRELFVALYASWCHSPMAIISLCLLAQAYQHASVVIQSLVEEDINVKFLVQLDKLIRLLETPIFTYLRLQLLEPGRYTWLLKTLYGLLMLLPQQSAAFKILRTRLKTVPTYSFSGGGDQISRASSGVPFSQYMNHHEDDDAEDINITSSHQGINFAARLQQFENVQSQHRVQARNNVKYTYTTSSSSTSKEVKRSEDEEEEQHKPPPSSRSSSVADNSRPPSRSSRKGPGQLQL from the exons ATGTCAGACGCTCTTTCGGCGATTCCCGCCGCCGTTCATCGCAACCTCTCCGATAAACTCTACGAGAAGCGCAAAAATGCTGCGATTGAG ATTGAGAATACTGTGAAGCTTTTAATTGCTGCGGGTGACCATGACAAGATCTCCAAAGTCATTGATGTGTTGATTAAGGAGTTTGCTAAATCTCCTCAAGCTAATCATCGAAAG GGTGGACTCATTGGCTTAGCTGCTGTAACTGTTGGTTTGGCCACAGAAGCTGCTCAATACCTTGAG CAAATAGTCCCACCTGTGATTGACTCCTTTACCGATCAAGATAGCCGAGTTCGGTACTATGCATGTGAAGCTCTCTATAACATTGCAAAG GTTGTGAGAGGGGAGTTCATTTTGTTCTTCAATAAGATTTTTGATGCTTTATGCAAACTCTCGGCTGATTCTGATGCCAATGTCCAAAGTGCTGCTCATCTTTTGGATCGCCTCGTTAAG GATATTGTGACAGAGAGTGATCAATTCAG TATTGAGGAATTCATACCCCTGTTAAAAGAACGCATGAACGTTTTAAACCCTTATGTTCGACAATTTCTGGTAGGATGGATCACTGTTCTTGACAGTGTTCCAGACATTGATATGCTCGGGTTTCTGCCAGATTTTCTTGATG GGTTATTCAATATGTTGAGCGACTCTAGTCATGAAATACGACAGCAAGCTGATTCAGCTCTGTCAGAGTTTCTTCAAGAGATTAAAAATTCACCA TCTGTAGATTATGGTCGCATGGCTGAAATACTGGTGCAGAGGGCGTCTTCTTCTGATGAATTCACTCGGTTAACGGCTATCACATGG ATAAACGAGTTTGTAAAACTCGGAGGTGACCAGCTCGTGCGTTACTATGCTGATATTCTTGGAGCTATCTTGCCTTGCATATctgacaaagaagaaaaaatcagGGTG GTTGCTCGTGAAACCAACGAAGAACTTCGTTCAATCCATGTTGAACCCTCAGATGGTTTTGATGTCGGTGCGATCCTCTCTGTAGCAAGGag GCAGCTATCAAGCGATCATGAGGCTACCCGAATTGAAGCCTTGAATTGGATATCAACACTTTTGAACAAGCATCGTACTGAG GTCCTGTGCTTCCTGAATGACATATTTGACACACTGCTAAAAGCACTATCTGATTCTTCTGATGAC GTGGTGCTCTTGGTTCTGGAGGTTCATGCTGGTGTAGCAAAAGATCCACAATACTTTCGCCATCTTATCGTCTTTTTAGTCCACAATTTTCGAGCTGACAATTCTCTATTGGAAAG GCGTGGTGCAATTATTGTCCGGAGATTGTGTGTACTTTTGGATGCCGAAAGAGTCTATCGAGAGCTCTCAACTATACTCGAGGGAGAAGATAATCTTGACTTTGCTTCAACCATGGTTCAG GCATTGAATTTGATTTTGCTTACAGCCCCAGAGTTATCAAAACTAAGAGGTCTTCTAAAAGGTTCACTCATCAATCGCGAAGGGAGAGAACTTTTTGTTGCCTTGTACGCCTCATGGTGCCATTCACCTATGGCTATTATAAGCCTCTGCTTATTAGCTCAG GCGTACCAGCACGCAAGTGTCGTGATTCAATCATTGGTAGAAGAAGACATAAACGTCAAATTTCTTGTACAGCTTGATAAATTGATCCGGCTTCTCGAAACTCCAATCTTTACTTACCTTAGATTGCAG CTTCTGGAACCAGGAAGATACACATGGTTGCTGAAAACACTTTATGGTCTTCTAATGTTACTTCCTCAG CAAAGTGCGGCGTTTAAGATACTTCGGACAAGACTCAAAACTGTCCCAACGTACTCATTCAGTGGCGGTGGAGACCAAATAAGCAGAGCATCGTCAGGAGTTCCATTCTCGCAGTATATGAATCATCACGAGGACGATGATGCAGAAGACATTAATATCACCAGTTCTCACCAGGGAATCAATTTTGCTGCACGGTTGCAACAATTTGAGAATGTACAGAGTCAGCATCGTGTCCAGGCAAGGAATAATGTCAAGTACACATATACCACTTCCTCTTCTTCTACATCAAAG GAGGTGAAGAGatctgaagatgaagaagaagaacaacataAACCACCACCTTCCTCGAGATCATCATCAGTTGCAGACAACAGTCGACCTCCATCAAGATCCTCAAGAAAAGGCCCTGGTCAATTACAGCTTTAA
- the LOC106405771 gene encoding uncharacterized protein LOC106405771, protein MMELSSFFPTFCSPDLLLFIAPLWIAVVVGVLVGWVWRPSWARDDKIFTFFNNNLPLPAATTTTTVNSFESRQVYKEKSGFVTGDDFRHLWNLVEVKDGGPSWIQMMDRSTPTFSYQAWRRDPHDGPPQYRSRTVFEDATPEMVRDFFWDDDFRSNWDDMLLFSSTLEACKDTGTMVVQWVRKFPFFCSDREYIIGRRIWDAGRVFYCVTKGVQYLSVPRQSKPRRVDLYYSSWCIRAVESKRGNGEMTSCEVLLFHHEDMGIPWEIAKLGVRQGMWGAVKKIEPGLRAYQRAKAAGAGLSPSAIMAQINTKVSVEEFMNERDSTGEVAGDEKPLSGKNIPKMLVVGGAIALACTLDKGLLTKAVIFGVARRFARMGKRM, encoded by the exons ATGATGGAGCTGAGTTCTTTCTTCCCCACCTTCTGCTCCCCTGATCTCTTACTTTTCATAGCGCCGCTCTGGATCGCTGTCGTTGTCGGGGTTTTGGTGGGTTGGGTATGGAGACCAAGTTGGGCCAGAGATGATAAAATCTTCACCTTCTTCAACAACAACCTTCCCCTTCCCGCCGCCACTACTACTACCACCGTCAATTCATTTGAATCTCGCCAGGTTTATAAAGAGAAATCTGGGTTTGTGACGGGCGATGATTTTAGGCATCTATGGAACTTGGTCGAGGTCAAAGACGGTGGTCCTTCCTGGATTCAGATGATGGACCGGTCTACTCCCACCTTCTCTTACCAAGCTTGGAGAAGAGATCCTCACGATGGGCCCCCACAGTACCGTAGCAGAACTGTGTTCGAAGACGCCACTCCTGAGATGGTGAGGGATTTCTTCTGGGATGATGACTTCCGTTCCAACTGGGATGATATGCTTTTGTTTTCGTCGACGCTCGAGGCTTGTAAGGATACTGGGACTATGGTTGTTCAATGGGTCCGCAAG TTCCCGTTCTTTTGTAGCGACAGGGAGTATATCATAGGCCGGAGAATATGGGACGCTGGCCGAGTCTTTTACTGCGTTACTAAG GGAGTACAATACCTGTCTGTACCACGACAAAGCAAGCCACGGCGTGTTGACTTATACTATTCAAGCTGGTGCATCCGTGCAG TTGAATCGAAAAGAGGGAATGGTGAGATGACATCTTGCGAGGTTCTACTATTTCATCACGAAGATATGGGGATACCGTGGGAGATAGCAAAGCTCGGGGTGAGACAGGGGATGTGGGGTGCGGTGAAGAAAATAGAGCCAGGGTTACGTGCGTATCAGAGGGCTAAAGCAGCAGGAGCAGGTTTATCACCAAGTGCCATCATGGCTCAAATCAACACTAAAGTGAGTGTGGAGGAGTTTATGAACGAGAGGGATTCGACAGGAGAGGTTGCAGGAGATGAGAAGCCGTTGTCTGGGAAAAACATACCGAAGATGCTAGTGGTGGGAGGGGCGATTGCGCTTGCGTGTACATTGGACAAAGGGCTGTTGACAAAGGCGGTGATATTCGGAGTAGCGAGAAGGTTTGCAAGAATGGGAAAGAGGATGTAG